The following are from one region of the Channa argus isolate prfri chromosome 6, Channa argus male v1.0, whole genome shotgun sequence genome:
- the atf5b gene encoding uncharacterized protein atf5b isoform X2: protein MQTMLFNHFQMIGDGHSDWMTEKVDLSSFVSTTESSPSSSLPPSPLEQDVKVPSDLEVMTSLLQEELAQLEDYFRSESTSTSTTNKLDKSSKCDKGAQAMGSQSYYQLPYGSYGTSQSETSPVVVTLATGELDLASFCGGPIGRTKIARPAPYSYHHRYHHNNGRRIISEAVKVGEEVGLDTWGSRGSYSGSTELSVNHYSTLKTVSKNSLGSVKKVRECALSLKEEDSYCFSEGMFCSEEIARGFCLGGSYDSHHKREGQLMHNVKVNVSYDSTGLDVLHCNKDGGLSGSIPQETMVAGDGYFHQSMASTEPYHSFIGDLDQPSQAQAVEPQHGHYLYPECLADQSYECLSRGEGEGPLMGTPIHRPTHRLKDEPCSMKPSLVMSAVSLESSSGERKQKKRDQNKTAAHRYRLRKRAELDSLEEELHGLEGQNRELRDKAESVEREIQYVKDLLIEVYKARSQRLKQDGSA, encoded by the exons ATGCAGACGATGCTGTTCAATCATTTTCAGATGATCG gTGATGGTCACTCAGATTGGATGACGGAAAAAGTTGATTTGTCTTCATTTGTGTCGACGACCGAGTCTTCCCCAAGCTCATCACTTCCACCCTCGCCACTAGAACAAGATGTCAAGGTGCCCTCAGATCTGGAGGTCATGACCTCTCTAttgcaggaggagctggctcaGCTGGAGGACTACTTCCGCTCTGAGTCCACCTCCACATCTACAACAAACAAGTTGGACAAATCCTCAAAATGTGACAAGGGTGCCCAAGCCATGGGCTCCCAGTCTTATTATCAGTTACCCTATGGCTCATATGGGACCAGCCAATCAGAAACCAGCCCTGTGGTTGTTACCTTGGCAACAGGGGAACTGGACCTGGCCAGCTTCTGTGGTGGTCCTATCGGAAGAACCAAAATTGCTCGACCCGCTCCTTACAGCTACCATCACCGCTACCACCACAATAACGGGCGAAGAATCATCAGTGAAGCTGTGAAAGTTGGGGAGGAAGTTGGACTTGATACATGGGGCTCCAGGGGAAGTTACTCAGGAAGCACAGAGTTGTCTGTGAACCACTACTCCACACTGAAGACAGTGAGTAAGAACAGCCTTGGTAGTGTTAAGAAGGTGAGAGAATGTGCTTTATCGTTGAAGGAAGAGGacagttattgtttttctgAAGGAATGTTTTGTAGCGAAGAGATTGCTCGAGGTTTTTGTCTTGGGGGCTCATATGATAGCCACCATAAGCGAGAGGGACAGTTGATGCACAATGTAAAGGTCAATGTAAGTTACGACAGCACAGGGCTTGATGTCTTACACTGCAACAAAGATGGAGGACTTTCTGGAAGTATTCCCCAAGAGACAATGGTGGCCGGTGATGGCTACTTCCATCAATCCATGGCCAGCACAGAGCCTTACCATAGCTTTATAGGTGACCTAGATCAGCCATCACAAGCACAGGCTGTAGAGCCCCAACATGGCCACTACCTCTATCCAGAATGCCTTGCAGACCAAAGCTACGAATGTCTGTCCAGAGGTGAGGGCGAGGGGCCGCTGATGGGCACCCCCATCCACCGCCCCACCCACAGGCTAAAGGATGAGCCCTGCTCTATGAAACCATCTCTGGTGATGAGTGCCGTGTCTCTGGAAAGCAGCAGTGGAGAGaggaagcagaagaagagagacCAGAACAAAACAGCTGCTCACAG GTATAGGCTGCGTAAGAGGGCGGAGCTGGACTCTCTGGAAGAGGAGCTACATGGCCTCGAGGGGCAAAACCGGGAGCTTCGTGACAAAGCAGAGTCTGTGGAGCGAGAAATCCAGTACGTCAAAGATTTGCTGATCGAGGTCTACAAGGCTCGCAGTCAGCGGCTCAAACAGGATGGCAGTGCCTAA
- the atf5b gene encoding uncharacterized protein atf5b isoform X1 has product MAASILRSKIPPISTGELGAPLLRQASSHSQSRPGTGVEPAEKQHLIGDGHSDWMTEKVDLSSFVSTTESSPSSSLPPSPLEQDVKVPSDLEVMTSLLQEELAQLEDYFRSESTSTSTTNKLDKSSKCDKGAQAMGSQSYYQLPYGSYGTSQSETSPVVVTLATGELDLASFCGGPIGRTKIARPAPYSYHHRYHHNNGRRIISEAVKVGEEVGLDTWGSRGSYSGSTELSVNHYSTLKTVSKNSLGSVKKVRECALSLKEEDSYCFSEGMFCSEEIARGFCLGGSYDSHHKREGQLMHNVKVNVSYDSTGLDVLHCNKDGGLSGSIPQETMVAGDGYFHQSMASTEPYHSFIGDLDQPSQAQAVEPQHGHYLYPECLADQSYECLSRGEGEGPLMGTPIHRPTHRLKDEPCSMKPSLVMSAVSLESSSGERKQKKRDQNKTAAHRYRLRKRAELDSLEEELHGLEGQNRELRDKAESVEREIQYVKDLLIEVYKARSQRLKQDGSA; this is encoded by the exons ATGGCGGCATCGATCCTTCGCAGCAAAATTCCTCCCATTTCCACAGGCGAGCTTGGCGCTCCCCTTCTCCGACAGGCTAGCAGCCACAGCCAATCACGGCCCGGGACAGGGGTGGAGCCAGCGGAGAAGCAGCACTTAATTG gTGATGGTCACTCAGATTGGATGACGGAAAAAGTTGATTTGTCTTCATTTGTGTCGACGACCGAGTCTTCCCCAAGCTCATCACTTCCACCCTCGCCACTAGAACAAGATGTCAAGGTGCCCTCAGATCTGGAGGTCATGACCTCTCTAttgcaggaggagctggctcaGCTGGAGGACTACTTCCGCTCTGAGTCCACCTCCACATCTACAACAAACAAGTTGGACAAATCCTCAAAATGTGACAAGGGTGCCCAAGCCATGGGCTCCCAGTCTTATTATCAGTTACCCTATGGCTCATATGGGACCAGCCAATCAGAAACCAGCCCTGTGGTTGTTACCTTGGCAACAGGGGAACTGGACCTGGCCAGCTTCTGTGGTGGTCCTATCGGAAGAACCAAAATTGCTCGACCCGCTCCTTACAGCTACCATCACCGCTACCACCACAATAACGGGCGAAGAATCATCAGTGAAGCTGTGAAAGTTGGGGAGGAAGTTGGACTTGATACATGGGGCTCCAGGGGAAGTTACTCAGGAAGCACAGAGTTGTCTGTGAACCACTACTCCACACTGAAGACAGTGAGTAAGAACAGCCTTGGTAGTGTTAAGAAGGTGAGAGAATGTGCTTTATCGTTGAAGGAAGAGGacagttattgtttttctgAAGGAATGTTTTGTAGCGAAGAGATTGCTCGAGGTTTTTGTCTTGGGGGCTCATATGATAGCCACCATAAGCGAGAGGGACAGTTGATGCACAATGTAAAGGTCAATGTAAGTTACGACAGCACAGGGCTTGATGTCTTACACTGCAACAAAGATGGAGGACTTTCTGGAAGTATTCCCCAAGAGACAATGGTGGCCGGTGATGGCTACTTCCATCAATCCATGGCCAGCACAGAGCCTTACCATAGCTTTATAGGTGACCTAGATCAGCCATCACAAGCACAGGCTGTAGAGCCCCAACATGGCCACTACCTCTATCCAGAATGCCTTGCAGACCAAAGCTACGAATGTCTGTCCAGAGGTGAGGGCGAGGGGCCGCTGATGGGCACCCCCATCCACCGCCCCACCCACAGGCTAAAGGATGAGCCCTGCTCTATGAAACCATCTCTGGTGATGAGTGCCGTGTCTCTGGAAAGCAGCAGTGGAGAGaggaagcagaagaagagagacCAGAACAAAACAGCTGCTCACAG GTATAGGCTGCGTAAGAGGGCGGAGCTGGACTCTCTGGAAGAGGAGCTACATGGCCTCGAGGGGCAAAACCGGGAGCTTCGTGACAAAGCAGAGTCTGTGGAGCGAGAAATCCAGTACGTCAAAGATTTGCTGATCGAGGTCTACAAGGCTCGCAGTCAGCGGCTCAAACAGGATGGCAGTGCCTAA